One window of the Anomalospiza imberbis isolate Cuckoo-Finch-1a 21T00152 chromosome 24, ASM3175350v1, whole genome shotgun sequence genome contains the following:
- the ST3GAL4 gene encoding CMP-N-acetylneuraminate-beta-galactosamide-alpha-2,3-sialyltransferase 4 isoform X2 has translation MHRPAPRTPFPLAGIQCIETWLVRARRSSVTRGKAKPSSEPGLEQDSPWEQSLPCTPKLLPHGKFIFRPCRVLVGWDEPILGWLQPWLFAPYSRRERFQRSTKVSPLPWAVFVWALSSSTSFPQAGMGESKALEVPQVTSHNERSGPRLIPFLLIKMINKSRGKILGVLALFLVMVWYSIYREDSFYFPVQENKTTCPLGEVEKKAAQLIGNYTRDHPLFLQLKDYFWVKTPSLYELPYGTKGSEDVLLRLLSITHYSLPESIQSLKCRRCAVVGNGHRLRNSSMGDTINTYDVVIRLNNAPVHGYEQDVGSKTTMRLFYPESAHFDPRTENNPDTLLVLVPFKPMDFQWMEAILNDKKRVRKGFWKQPPLIWDANPEQVRVLNPYYMEVTAAKLLNLPMKQPRKVKQKPTTGLLAITLALHFCDLVHIAGFGYPDSANRKQTIHYYEQITLKSMAASEHNVSHEAVAIKRMLELGLVRNLTYF, from the exons ATGCATCGCCCCGCCCCGCGTACACCTTTCCCCTTGGCTGGCATTCAATGCATTGAGACGTGGCTGGTCAGAGCCCGGAGGAGCTCAGTTACCAGGGGCAAAGCCAAGCCCAGCTCTGAGCCTGGCTTAGAGCAGGATTCACCCTGGGAGCAAAGCCTCCCCTGtaccccaaagcttctcccaCACGGTAAGTTCATTTTCCGTCCTTGCCGTGTCCttgtgggatgggatgagccGATCCTGGGATGGCTCCAACCTTGGCTCTTTGCTCCTTATTCCAGGAGGGAGAGGTTTCAGAGGAGCACTAAAGTGTCCCcgcttccctgggcagtgttTGTGTGGGCACTAAGCTCCAGCACCTCCTTTCCCCAGGCCGGGATGGGTGAATCCAAGGCGTTGGAGGTTCCCCAA gtgaCCAGCCACAATGAGCGCTCTGGCCCCCGCCTGATCCCTTTCCTGCTGATAAAAATGATCAACAAGTCTC GAGGGAAGATACTCGGGGTGCTGGCGCTGTTTCTGGTGATGGTTTGGTACTCGATCTACCGGGAAGACAG CTTTTATTTCCCTGTGCAAGAAAACAAGACAACGTGTCCCCTTGGGGAGGTGGAAAAGAAAGCGGCGCAGCTCATCGGGAA CTACACGAGGGACCACCCACTGTTCTTGCAGCTGAAGGACTATTTTTGGGTGAAGACGCCGTCGCTCTACGAGCTGCCCTACGGCACCAAGGGAAGTG AAGACGTTCTCCTGCGCCTGCTGTCCATCACCCACTACTCCCtgcccgagagcatccagaG CCTGAAGTGCCGGAGGTGTGCCGTGGTGGGCAACGGCCACCGGCTCCGCAACAGCTCCATGGGGGACACCATCAACACCTACGATGTCGTGATCAG GCTGAACAACGCCCCGGTCCATGGTTATGAGCAGGACGTGGGCTCCAAGACCACCATGCGCCTCTTCTACCCCGAGTCAGCCCACTTCGACCCCCGGACCGAGAACAACCCCGACACGCTGCTGGTGCTCGTGCCCTTCAAGCCCATGGACTTCCAGTGGATGGAGGCCATCCTTAACGACAAGAAGAGG GTTCGGAAAGGATTTTGGAAACAGCCCCCATTGATCTGGGACGCCAACCCGGAGCAAGTGCGCGTCCTCAATCCCTACTACATGGAAGTAACTGCTGCTAAACTGCTCAACCTCCCCATGAAGCAACCACGGAAGGTCAAACAG AAGCCCACCACGGGGCTGCTGGCCATCACCTTGGCACTGCACTTCTGTGACCTGGTGCACATCGCGGGCTTTGGCTACCCCGATTCGGCCAACAGGAAGCAAACCATCCACTACTACGAACAGATCACGCTCAAGTCCATGGCC GCGTCGGAGCACAACGTGTCACACGAGGCCGTGGCCATCAAGCGGATGCTGGAGCTGGGACTCGTCAGGAACCTCACCTACTTCTGA
- the ST3GAL4 gene encoding CMP-N-acetylneuraminate-beta-galactosamide-alpha-2,3-sialyltransferase 4 isoform X1: MHRPAPRTPFPLAGIQCIETWLVRARRSSVTRGKAKPSSEPGLEQDSPWEQSLPCTPKLLPHGKFIFRPCRVLVGWDEPILGWLQPWLFAPYSRRERFQRSTKVSPLPWAVFVWALSSSTSFPQAGMGESKALEVPQVTSHNERSGPRLIPFLLIKMINKSRGKILGVLALFLVMVWYSIYREDRYIQLFYFPVQENKTTCPLGEVEKKAAQLIGNYTRDHPLFLQLKDYFWVKTPSLYELPYGTKGSEDVLLRLLSITHYSLPESIQSLKCRRCAVVGNGHRLRNSSMGDTINTYDVVIRLNNAPVHGYEQDVGSKTTMRLFYPESAHFDPRTENNPDTLLVLVPFKPMDFQWMEAILNDKKRVRKGFWKQPPLIWDANPEQVRVLNPYYMEVTAAKLLNLPMKQPRKVKQKPTTGLLAITLALHFCDLVHIAGFGYPDSANRKQTIHYYEQITLKSMAASEHNVSHEAVAIKRMLELGLVRNLTYF; this comes from the exons ATGCATCGCCCCGCCCCGCGTACACCTTTCCCCTTGGCTGGCATTCAATGCATTGAGACGTGGCTGGTCAGAGCCCGGAGGAGCTCAGTTACCAGGGGCAAAGCCAAGCCCAGCTCTGAGCCTGGCTTAGAGCAGGATTCACCCTGGGAGCAAAGCCTCCCCTGtaccccaaagcttctcccaCACGGTAAGTTCATTTTCCGTCCTTGCCGTGTCCttgtgggatgggatgagccGATCCTGGGATGGCTCCAACCTTGGCTCTTTGCTCCTTATTCCAGGAGGGAGAGGTTTCAGAGGAGCACTAAAGTGTCCCcgcttccctgggcagtgttTGTGTGGGCACTAAGCTCCAGCACCTCCTTTCCCCAGGCCGGGATGGGTGAATCCAAGGCGTTGGAGGTTCCCCAA gtgaCCAGCCACAATGAGCGCTCTGGCCCCCGCCTGATCCCTTTCCTGCTGATAAAAATGATCAACAAGTCTC GAGGGAAGATACTCGGGGTGCTGGCGCTGTTTCTGGTGATGGTTTGGTACTCGATCTACCGGGAAGACAGGTACATACAGCT CTTTTATTTCCCTGTGCAAGAAAACAAGACAACGTGTCCCCTTGGGGAGGTGGAAAAGAAAGCGGCGCAGCTCATCGGGAA CTACACGAGGGACCACCCACTGTTCTTGCAGCTGAAGGACTATTTTTGGGTGAAGACGCCGTCGCTCTACGAGCTGCCCTACGGCACCAAGGGAAGTG AAGACGTTCTCCTGCGCCTGCTGTCCATCACCCACTACTCCCtgcccgagagcatccagaG CCTGAAGTGCCGGAGGTGTGCCGTGGTGGGCAACGGCCACCGGCTCCGCAACAGCTCCATGGGGGACACCATCAACACCTACGATGTCGTGATCAG GCTGAACAACGCCCCGGTCCATGGTTATGAGCAGGACGTGGGCTCCAAGACCACCATGCGCCTCTTCTACCCCGAGTCAGCCCACTTCGACCCCCGGACCGAGAACAACCCCGACACGCTGCTGGTGCTCGTGCCCTTCAAGCCCATGGACTTCCAGTGGATGGAGGCCATCCTTAACGACAAGAAGAGG GTTCGGAAAGGATTTTGGAAACAGCCCCCATTGATCTGGGACGCCAACCCGGAGCAAGTGCGCGTCCTCAATCCCTACTACATGGAAGTAACTGCTGCTAAACTGCTCAACCTCCCCATGAAGCAACCACGGAAGGTCAAACAG AAGCCCACCACGGGGCTGCTGGCCATCACCTTGGCACTGCACTTCTGTGACCTGGTGCACATCGCGGGCTTTGGCTACCCCGATTCGGCCAACAGGAAGCAAACCATCCACTACTACGAACAGATCACGCTCAAGTCCATGGCC GCGTCGGAGCACAACGTGTCACACGAGGCCGTGGCCATCAAGCGGATGCTGGAGCTGGGACTCGTCAGGAACCTCACCTACTTCTGA